A single genomic interval of Halobacillus halophilus DSM 2266 harbors:
- a CDS encoding carbon-nitrogen family hydrolase, whose amino-acid sequence MTVKAGIIQMDVAFGDPEANRTHATQKIEEAARNGSEIIVLPELWTTGYDLSRFDELAESMDGPTHQMLMNLSSKHRVTILGSIAEREEGRFYNTFVAYNSMGERIAKYRKAHLFRLMNEEKHLHSGNQKGNFELNGVPAAGVICYDIRFPEWMRTHMLNGSRALFVVAEWPKPRVDHWRNLLISRAIENQCFVIACNRVGSDAANTFGGHSIIVDPWGNVVAEGSGDEEILYGEVDFTDVEAIREQIPIFQDRRPDLYE is encoded by the coding sequence ATGACAGTAAAAGCAGGTATTATCCAGATGGATGTCGCGTTTGGTGACCCTGAAGCAAATCGGACACATGCGACCCAAAAAATTGAAGAAGCAGCCAGGAATGGAAGTGAGATTATTGTACTTCCTGAACTATGGACAACGGGGTACGATCTGAGCAGGTTTGATGAACTGGCCGAATCGATGGACGGACCGACACATCAAATGCTCATGAACCTTTCTTCCAAACACCGGGTGACCATTCTTGGGTCAATCGCGGAGCGCGAGGAAGGACGTTTCTATAATACGTTTGTTGCCTACAATTCTATGGGCGAGCGCATTGCCAAGTACCGTAAAGCTCACCTCTTTCGATTAATGAACGAAGAAAAGCATCTTCATTCCGGCAACCAAAAGGGAAATTTTGAACTGAACGGTGTGCCCGCAGCTGGTGTTATTTGCTATGACATTCGCTTTCCTGAGTGGATGCGGACTCACATGCTTAATGGATCCAGAGCCCTTTTTGTCGTAGCAGAGTGGCCAAAGCCCCGGGTAGATCATTGGCGCAATCTTTTAATCAGCCGGGCTATTGAGAATCAGTGCTTTGTTATTGCATGCAATCGTGTAGGATCGGATGCTGCAAATACTTTTGGCGGGCATTCCATCATTGTAGATCCCTGGGGAAACGTAGTGGCAGAGGGATCAGGTGACGAAGAAATTCTTTATGGAGAAGTAGATTTTACGGATGTAGAAGCTATCCGTGAACAAATTCCTATTTTTCAGGACCGGAGACCAGACCTATACGAATAA
- a CDS encoding sensor histidine kinase — MFELFLPMLERLGIIVTVAFIITRFRFFRELIDRKALNRKQHYMAIAFFGLFGMIGTYTGITYDTQSFEFGSWAYELNESEAIANSRVIGIVAAGLFGGYRIGAGAGLIAGLHRFSLGGFTGLACGISAIVAGIIAGFFHKKDQPLKLKTALLVGGLAETIQMGIILGVAQPFERAWELVQEIGLPMIVANGLGSALFLLIIRNVLNEEGKAGALQAQKALKLAESTVSHLRQGLTENSAQKACQIIYEEVRVSAISMTDKEYILAHVGQADDHHQAGNTIQTLATREVIQKGEMVVAGHRDISCDHTGCPLGAAVIAPLKRKNETVGTLKFYVRSEKEISNVLIELIQGLSALLGQQLEIAEAEKAQELAREAEVKALQAQVNPHFLFNSLNVIVSLTRTEPDRARSLLIALSKFFRQNLGATTKRWTSLAEELSHVRAYLYIEETRFVDKLHVHYDIEDHALSAKIAPLTLQPLVENCIKHGIKDQEGESEILIQIKYLSEGVRVSVKDNGSGILPERLHHLGLEEVTSEIGTGLGLYNVNKRLELLHGKNSKLQIESEPGQGTRISFLIPHNKEEVSA, encoded by the coding sequence ATGTTTGAATTATTTCTACCGATGCTTGAACGTTTGGGCATCATTGTTACCGTTGCTTTTATCATAACAAGATTTCGATTCTTCCGGGAACTCATTGACCGTAAAGCCTTAAATCGAAAGCAGCATTATATGGCAATTGCTTTTTTTGGACTGTTTGGAATGATTGGTACCTACACAGGAATCACTTATGATACCCAATCATTCGAATTCGGGAGTTGGGCTTATGAACTGAATGAGTCTGAAGCCATTGCAAACTCTAGGGTAATAGGGATCGTAGCTGCCGGGTTATTTGGTGGATATCGAATCGGTGCGGGGGCAGGCTTGATTGCTGGGTTACACCGATTTTCTCTGGGGGGATTCACGGGGTTAGCATGCGGGATTTCGGCTATTGTGGCAGGGATCATTGCTGGATTTTTTCATAAAAAAGATCAGCCATTAAAGTTGAAAACAGCCCTTCTGGTTGGAGGTCTGGCTGAAACGATTCAAATGGGGATTATTTTAGGAGTCGCACAACCTTTTGAGAGAGCATGGGAACTTGTCCAGGAAATAGGGCTGCCGATGATTGTGGCCAATGGTCTTGGCTCTGCGTTGTTTTTATTAATTATTCGAAACGTACTAAACGAGGAGGGAAAAGCCGGTGCTCTTCAAGCTCAGAAAGCATTGAAGCTTGCTGAATCCACCGTTTCACACCTTCGTCAGGGTTTAACGGAGAATTCTGCCCAAAAAGCCTGTCAGATTATCTATGAAGAAGTGAGGGTAAGCGCTATTTCAATGACGGATAAAGAATATATTCTTGCTCATGTCGGACAGGCAGATGACCATCACCAGGCGGGGAACACCATTCAAACACTCGCTACGCGTGAAGTTATTCAAAAAGGAGAAATGGTTGTCGCTGGCCACAGGGATATTAGTTGTGATCATACCGGATGCCCTTTAGGGGCAGCTGTTATTGCTCCTTTAAAACGAAAAAATGAAACAGTCGGTACTTTAAAGTTTTATGTTCGTTCCGAAAAAGAAATTTCAAATGTATTGATAGAGCTGATCCAGGGGCTAAGTGCGCTGCTTGGTCAGCAACTGGAAATCGCTGAAGCAGAAAAAGCACAGGAACTGGCGCGTGAAGCTGAAGTAAAAGCTTTGCAGGCCCAGGTTAATCCGCACTTTTTGTTTAACTCTTTGAATGTAATTGTTTCACTTACCCGCACGGAACCTGATCGAGCGAGGTCTTTGCTTATTGCTTTATCTAAGTTCTTTCGACAAAACCTTGGGGCCACCACAAAAAGGTGGACATCTCTTGCGGAGGAGCTATCACACGTAAGAGCCTACCTATACATTGAAGAAACACGGTTTGTCGATAAGCTTCATGTACACTACGATATAGAAGATCATGCCCTCTCGGCAAAGATTGCACCCCTTACCTTGCAGCCCTTAGTGGAAAATTGCATTAAGCATGGGATAAAAGATCAAGAGGGCGAGTCGGAGATTCTGATTCAGATAAAATATCTATCAGAGGGAGTCCGTGTATCCGTTAAAGATAACGGCAGCGGGATACTGCCGGAACGACTTCATCATTTAGGTTTAGAAGAAGTTACGTCTGAAATAGGCACAGGGCTTGGCTTATATAACGTAAACAAACGACTGGAACTGTTACACGGGAAAAATTCTAAGCTGCAGATAGAAAGTGAGCCTGGGCAAGGAACGAGGATTTCTTTCCTCATTCCTCATAATAAAGAGGAGGTGTCGGCATGA
- a CDS encoding aldehyde dehydrogenase family protein: protein MSPQTYFKQYINGEWRPGSSEKQIENINPYTEQAIITIPSANEDDLNEAYRSAEQAQKDWADLLPAKKQAYFDSLLSVVKERKDEIIDWLVKEAGSTLVKAEVEYQAAVSIIKESSSFPTRMSGEILPSNTPGKENRVYRYPKGVIGVIGPWNFPFHLAMRSIAPAIATGNAVVAKPASESPVTAGLLIADLFEAAGFPAGVLNVVVGRGSEIGDAFVTHPVPKLISFTGSTEVGSHIGELAGKHIKDTALELGGNNAMIVLDDADVEKAVEAAAFGRFLHQGEICMSINRLIVHEQIHDQFVEAFKEKVETLKVGDPSEKDTTVGPLINHGAIERIQEDLQASLDRGATLLTGGDAEGNIMHPTVLTNVTNDMPIASNEVFGPVIGIIKVSSEEEAITVANDTSYGLSGSVFTTDVHRGVETAKQINTGMIHVNDQSVNDEAHVAFGGEKSSGLGRFGGEWALDKFTTVKWIGVMNGYRKFPF, encoded by the coding sequence ATGAGTCCACAAACTTATTTTAAACAATATATTAATGGCGAATGGCGCCCAGGTTCAAGCGAGAAACAGATTGAAAATATAAATCCATATACCGAACAAGCTATTATCACAATCCCTTCTGCCAATGAAGATGATTTAAATGAGGCCTACCGATCAGCTGAACAAGCTCAAAAAGACTGGGCAGACTTACTCCCAGCTAAGAAGCAGGCGTATTTTGACAGTTTGTTATCGGTAGTTAAGGAACGCAAAGATGAAATTATAGACTGGTTGGTGAAGGAAGCAGGAAGCACTTTGGTAAAAGCAGAAGTGGAATACCAGGCCGCAGTATCCATTATTAAAGAATCTTCCTCTTTTCCTACAAGGATGTCTGGAGAGATCCTTCCTTCTAATACTCCTGGCAAAGAAAACCGGGTTTATCGTTATCCGAAAGGAGTCATAGGAGTAATTGGTCCGTGGAATTTTCCATTCCACTTAGCTATGAGGTCGATTGCTCCTGCGATTGCTACTGGAAACGCAGTTGTGGCCAAGCCAGCATCAGAATCTCCTGTTACTGCAGGATTACTGATTGCCGATTTATTTGAAGCAGCCGGATTTCCAGCAGGAGTGCTGAACGTAGTAGTAGGAAGAGGTTCAGAGATCGGGGATGCGTTTGTTACACACCCGGTACCTAAACTGATTTCCTTTACTGGATCAACAGAAGTAGGCAGTCACATTGGAGAGCTTGCAGGTAAGCACATCAAAGATACGGCACTGGAGCTTGGAGGCAACAATGCTATGATTGTCCTTGATGATGCCGATGTAGAAAAAGCGGTGGAAGCAGCAGCCTTTGGAAGGTTCCTGCACCAGGGTGAAATTTGCATGTCCATCAATCGCTTGATCGTTCATGAACAGATTCATGATCAATTCGTGGAAGCATTCAAAGAAAAAGTGGAAACTTTAAAAGTTGGTGACCCATCTGAAAAAGATACAACAGTTGGCCCGTTGATTAACCATGGAGCCATCGAACGTATTCAGGAAGATCTGCAGGCTTCCCTTGATCGTGGCGCCACCTTGCTAACAGGTGGTGATGCAGAAGGGAACATCATGCATCCTACTGTACTAACCAATGTTACCAATGATATGCCAATTGCAAGCAATGAAGTATTCGGTCCTGTAATTGGAATCATTAAGGTTTCAAGTGAAGAAGAAGCCATTACAGTGGCGAATGATACTTCCTATGGCTTAAGTGGGTCGGTATTCACAACGGATGTACACCGCGGTGTTGAAACAGCAAAACAGATTAACACAGGAATGATTCATGTGAATGATCAGTCTGTAAACGATGAAGCACATGTAGCCTTCGGCGGTGAGAAAAGTTCCGGACTCGGCCGCTTTGGAGGAGAGTGGGCTCTCGACAAATTTACAACGGTAAAATGGATTGGTGTCATGAATGGATATCGCAAATTTCCATTTTAA
- a CDS encoding LytR/AlgR family response regulator transcription factor, protein MKGPIQALVVDDERFSREELIHLLKQHEAIQVIGEAESGDTAIMKVLQLQPDVLFLDVEMPRMDGMEVAKAVQELKKVPKIIFATAYPDFAVDAFRHDAIDYLLKPFDEEQLKDAVVKLEKRFAPQMDASQTTNQPPSKLAVEGEDNIHYLDPENIVYVYREERWTKIVGKTHTYETRAPLKEVEHRLRGFPFFRIHKSYLVNLDYVNRLTPWFNGAYQLELQSREEKLSVSRNYVKDLRKQLEL, encoded by the coding sequence ATGAAAGGACCCATTCAGGCGTTAGTGGTAGATGATGAGCGTTTCAGCCGTGAAGAATTAATTCACTTGTTAAAGCAACACGAGGCTATTCAGGTGATAGGAGAAGCAGAGTCTGGTGACACGGCTATTATGAAAGTCCTTCAGCTACAGCCGGATGTTCTGTTTTTAGATGTGGAAATGCCCCGGATGGATGGAATGGAGGTGGCAAAGGCTGTTCAGGAACTGAAAAAGGTTCCGAAAATAATTTTTGCTACAGCCTATCCAGACTTTGCAGTGGATGCCTTTCGACACGACGCGATCGATTACCTTCTAAAGCCCTTTGACGAAGAACAACTAAAAGATGCAGTTGTTAAATTAGAAAAAAGATTCGCTCCTCAAATGGATGCTTCTCAGACTACTAACCAACCGCCTTCAAAGCTCGCTGTAGAAGGGGAAGATAATATTCATTATCTTGATCCTGAAAACATTGTGTACGTTTATCGCGAGGAGCGGTGGACCAAGATTGTTGGGAAAACCCATACCTATGAAACAAGAGCTCCATTAAAGGAAGTAGAACATCGGTTAAGAGGTTTCCCGTTTTTTCGCATTCATAAGAGTTATCTCGTAAACTTAGATTATGTGAACAGGCTGACGCCGTGGTTCAATGGCGCCTATCAATTAGAACTGCAGAGCAGAGAGGAGAAGCTATCGGTCAGCCGAAATTATGTGAAAGATTTAAGAAAACAATTGGAACTTTAA
- a CDS encoding nitric oxide synthase oxygenase has protein sequence MNRELLQKAEQFIFECYEELGRQGAGERVKEIERSIEDSGTYQHTFEELEYGAKVAWRNSNRCIGRLFWNSLQVFDQRHLQDEKEIRDAVYEHMNYATNGGRIRSTISVFKPKQGNEEVRFWNHQLIRYAGYEINGEVVGDPASVDFTRQCEALGWQGGGGRFDVLPLVVQVDGSKPQWFEIPEEHILEVPLRHPEYKWFSDFGLKWYAVPFISDMRLEIGGIDYTAAPFNGWYMETEIGARNLADEFRYNLLPNVAEAMGLNTRRNSSLWKDRALIELNQAVLYSFKQDKVSMVDHHSAAQQFQLFEKKERTCGREPTGDWTWLIPPVSPASTHIFHSSYTDRMDTPNFFYQTNAYEKTL, from the coding sequence TTGAATAGAGAATTACTTCAAAAAGCAGAGCAGTTTATTTTTGAATGCTATGAAGAACTGGGACGGCAGGGTGCCGGTGAAAGGGTCAAAGAGATAGAAAGATCAATTGAAGACTCAGGTACTTATCAGCATACTTTCGAAGAATTAGAATACGGAGCAAAAGTAGCATGGAGGAATAGTAACCGCTGCATTGGACGGTTATTCTGGAACAGCTTACAAGTGTTTGACCAACGCCACTTGCAGGACGAAAAAGAGATTCGGGATGCGGTGTATGAGCATATGAACTATGCCACGAATGGGGGCCGTATTCGATCGACTATTTCTGTGTTTAAACCGAAACAGGGGAATGAGGAAGTTCGATTCTGGAATCATCAGCTGATCCGTTACGCAGGGTACGAAATAAACGGGGAGGTAGTGGGTGATCCGGCTTCTGTCGATTTTACCCGCCAATGCGAAGCTCTGGGCTGGCAGGGCGGAGGAGGAAGGTTCGATGTTCTGCCGCTTGTGGTACAAGTTGATGGTTCTAAGCCTCAATGGTTTGAAATTCCGGAAGAGCACATTCTTGAAGTTCCTCTTCGTCACCCAGAGTATAAATGGTTTAGTGATTTTGGTCTGAAATGGTATGCTGTACCGTTTATTTCAGATATGCGTCTGGAAATCGGCGGTATTGACTATACAGCAGCACCTTTTAATGGTTGGTATATGGAAACTGAAATCGGTGCGAGAAACTTGGCTGATGAATTCCGTTATAATCTATTACCTAATGTAGCTGAAGCCATGGGCCTGAATACGAGAAGAAATAGTTCCTTGTGGAAGGACCGGGCGTTAATCGAATTAAACCAAGCGGTACTCTATTCCTTTAAACAGGATAAGGTGAGTATGGTGGACCATCATTCGGCTGCCCAGCAGTTTCAGCTTTTTGAAAAGAAAGAACGAACTTGCGGAAGAGAGCCCACAGGAGACTGGACTTGGCTGATCCCTCCCGTTTCTCCTGCGTCGACTCATATCTTTCATTCGTCTTACACAGATCGGATGGACACGCCAAATTTCTTCTATCAAACAAATGCATACGAAAAAACCCTTTAG
- a CDS encoding pyridoxal phosphate-dependent aminotransferase, whose product MKQYKQSEAIQRLPDQFFAKLVKKLNDFQQQKGEDVLNLGQGNPDQPTPEHIVQSLQKAAENPEYHMYPPFQGFDFLKEAVATYYKREYDVDLDPSSEVAILFGSKSGLVELSQCFLNPGDTALVPDPGYPDYWSGVAMTDAVMEPMPLLEKNNFLPDYNAMDPEVLKQAKLMFLNYPNNPTSAVADQAFFEETIELADANDICVVHDFAYGAIGFDGEKPLSFMQVPGAKDVGVEIYTMSKTYNMAGWRVAFAVGNQSVVEALELVQDHYFVSLFGAVQEASATALLDSQECVEELTDTYEARRDLLLEGLRNSGYRFQPCKGSFFVWVHVPNGYSSEEFADALLEQVGLFVAPGIGFGDYGEGFVRIGLNNSEETLRDAISRFQKFADKNNIV is encoded by the coding sequence ATGAAACAATATAAGCAATCTGAAGCCATTCAGCGTTTACCAGATCAATTCTTTGCAAAGCTTGTAAAGAAATTAAACGATTTCCAGCAACAAAAGGGAGAAGACGTACTAAATCTTGGTCAAGGTAACCCTGACCAGCCTACCCCTGAACATATTGTACAATCACTGCAAAAAGCAGCCGAAAACCCTGAATACCATATGTATCCCCCTTTTCAAGGGTTTGATTTTCTGAAAGAAGCTGTGGCAACGTATTACAAACGAGAATATGATGTTGATCTTGATCCCTCTTCAGAAGTAGCTATACTATTTGGCAGTAAAAGCGGACTGGTAGAGTTGAGCCAATGCTTCTTGAATCCCGGCGATACAGCCTTAGTCCCTGATCCTGGCTATCCGGATTATTGGTCAGGAGTAGCTATGACTGATGCCGTCATGGAACCTATGCCGCTTCTAGAGAAAAACAACTTCCTTCCTGATTATAACGCGATGGATCCAGAGGTCCTTAAACAGGCTAAACTTATGTTTCTCAATTACCCCAACAATCCAACCTCGGCAGTGGCTGACCAAGCTTTTTTTGAAGAAACCATTGAACTCGCGGATGCTAATGATATTTGCGTGGTCCATGATTTTGCTTATGGGGCAATCGGATTTGATGGTGAGAAACCTTTAAGCTTTATGCAGGTTCCCGGCGCCAAAGATGTAGGAGTCGAAATTTATACTATGTCGAAGACTTATAATATGGCAGGGTGGCGCGTGGCGTTTGCCGTAGGAAATCAAAGTGTGGTTGAAGCATTGGAACTTGTCCAGGATCACTATTTTGTGAGCCTTTTCGGAGCTGTGCAGGAAGCTTCAGCTACAGCCCTCTTAGATTCACAGGAATGTGTGGAGGAGCTAACGGATACTTATGAAGCACGACGTGATTTATTACTTGAGGGTCTGCGAAACAGCGGCTATCGCTTCCAGCCCTGCAAAGGGTCTTTCTTTGTGTGGGTTCATGTCCCGAATGGCTACTCCTCTGAAGAATTTGCTGATGCTTTGCTCGAGCAAGTCGGGTTGTTTGTAGCACCGGGGATTGGGTTTGGTGATTACGGTGAAGGATTCGTTCGGATTGGTTTGAACAACTCTGAAGAAACCTTGCGTGATGCAATATCCAGATTCCAAAAATTCGCTGATAAAAATAATATTGTATAG
- a CDS encoding GNAT family N-acetyltransferase, whose amino-acid sequence MSKAIQNDQGRFYIGDQGKPDAHLDFEEHGDTMKILSTVVVPSERENGLGSDLVDHAVNYARENKLVIDPVCSFAHEVIKDTPEYHVVWKK is encoded by the coding sequence ATGAGTAAAGCTATTCAAAATGATCAAGGAAGATTTTATATAGGCGATCAGGGTAAACCTGATGCCCATCTGGACTTTGAAGAACACGGAGACACTATGAAAATCTTAAGCACCGTCGTTGTCCCTTCTGAAAGAGAGAACGGTCTAGGAAGTGACTTAGTTGATCATGCTGTTAACTACGCGAGAGAAAATAAACTTGTAATAGACCCAGTATGCTCCTTCGCCCATGAGGTGATTAAAGATACTCCAGAATACCACGTGGTTTGGAAAAAATAG
- a CDS encoding GNAT family N-acetyltransferase: MNWVQKTYKDLTKDELYKILKLRVEVFVVEQECPYPEVDGRDEECTHIWLEENGQLYAYCRIVPPETEEDHYAIGRVIVSKEKRGQGYAKELMERAIMFLRDEWKVEQIWLHGQEYLRGFYRAFGFREVTDVYLEDNIPHVDMLLELE, encoded by the coding sequence CTGAATTGGGTACAAAAAACTTACAAAGATCTTACAAAAGACGAATTGTACAAGATACTTAAGCTAAGAGTTGAAGTCTTCGTTGTAGAGCAAGAGTGTCCTTATCCTGAGGTCGATGGTCGTGATGAAGAATGTACGCATATCTGGTTAGAGGAAAATGGCCAACTCTACGCTTACTGCCGAATCGTTCCCCCTGAGACAGAAGAAGATCATTATGCGATTGGGCGCGTAATTGTTAGTAAAGAAAAACGCGGGCAAGGATATGCGAAAGAATTAATGGAAAGAGCTATTATGTTTTTACGTGATGAATGGAAAGTAGAGCAAATTTGGCTTCATGGACAAGAATATTTAAGGGGTTTTTACAGAGCATTTGGCTTTAGAGAAGTGACTGATGTTTATTTGGAAGATAATATTCCTCATGTAGATATGCTGCTGGAATTAGAGTAA
- a CDS encoding carbon starvation CstA family protein codes for MITFLISIGLLIIGYFTYGKYVEKIFGVNKERTTPAYSHSDGVDYLPMGQKKNALIQLLNIAGVGPIFGPILGALYGPVAFLWIVLGAIFAGAVHDYLTGMISIRNRGAHLPELAGKFLGKVMKHVVNAFSILLLLLVGTVFVTAPADLLHNMTSSWLSLPIILLAIFAYYLLATMLPIDKIIGRFYPIFGALLLISAIGVGVSLVVTGAPIPELTLTNMHPDNAPIFPLLFLTISCGALSGFHATQTPIISRTTQQEKQGRRIFYGMMIAEGIIAMIWAAAAMSLFNGSGGLNEVLASGGPAAVVSEVSVAMLGAVGGTLAILGVIILPITSGDTAFRSARMIIADYIKVSQKKIMSRVWIAVPMFVISFALTRIDFTLLWRYFSWANQSTAVIALWVGAMYLFLSRKNYFIAAIPATFMTMATFTYIINAPIGFNLPLNISYLLAAIITVAIVTAFFIAARRGLSKDIPLEEDLKPTA; via the coding sequence GTGATTACGTTTCTAATCAGTATCGGACTTTTAATCATTGGTTATTTCACGTATGGGAAATATGTTGAAAAAATATTTGGGGTAAATAAAGAAAGAACGACACCGGCTTATTCTCACAGTGATGGTGTGGATTATCTGCCGATGGGTCAAAAGAAGAATGCTTTGATACAATTATTAAATATAGCTGGGGTAGGTCCGATTTTCGGTCCCATATTAGGAGCGCTTTACGGACCAGTGGCTTTTCTCTGGATTGTTCTCGGTGCCATCTTTGCCGGGGCTGTTCATGACTATCTTACGGGGATGATTTCCATTCGTAATCGAGGGGCTCACTTGCCAGAACTGGCTGGGAAGTTCCTCGGGAAAGTAATGAAACACGTGGTTAACGCATTTTCTATCTTATTATTGCTACTAGTCGGGACCGTGTTCGTTACAGCTCCAGCTGATTTGCTTCATAACATGACGAGCAGCTGGCTGAGTCTACCGATTATCCTGCTTGCCATCTTTGCTTATTACTTATTAGCAACGATGCTGCCAATCGATAAAATTATCGGACGTTTCTATCCAATTTTCGGAGCTCTGCTTTTAATCAGTGCTATTGGGGTAGGAGTATCATTGGTCGTGACAGGAGCACCAATCCCTGAGCTGACTTTAACCAATATGCATCCGGATAATGCACCGATTTTTCCATTATTATTTTTAACTATCTCATGTGGGGCATTGTCAGGCTTCCATGCTACACAAACCCCAATTATTTCACGTACGACTCAGCAGGAAAAACAAGGTCGTCGCATTTTCTATGGAATGATGATTGCTGAAGGGATTATTGCTATGATCTGGGCAGCCGCAGCTATGAGCTTGTTCAACGGTTCAGGTGGTCTGAACGAAGTATTGGCAAGCGGCGGACCTGCAGCGGTTGTTAGTGAAGTCTCCGTGGCCATGCTTGGTGCTGTCGGAGGAACGCTAGCCATACTTGGTGTTATTATTCTGCCAATCACTTCGGGAGATACAGCTTTCCGCAGTGCCCGTATGATTATTGCAGATTATATCAAAGTATCCCAGAAGAAAATTATGAGCCGTGTTTGGATTGCTGTTCCGATGTTTGTCATTTCATTCGCGTTGACTCGTATAGACTTCACCCTTTTATGGAGATATTTCTCCTGGGCGAACCAGTCGACAGCGGTTATTGCCCTGTGGGTAGGTGCGATGTACTTGTTTTTATCTCGTAAAAATTACTTTATTGCCGCTATACCAGCAACCTTTATGACTATGGCAACCTTTACGTATATTATTAACGCTCCGATTGGGTTCAATCTTCCTTTGAATATATCCTATCTATTAGCAGCTATTATTACAGTTGCGATTGTCACAGCTTTTTTCATTGCCGCGCGCCGTGGTTTAAGCAAGGATATTCCATTAGAAGAAGATTTAAAACCCACAGCCTGA
- a CDS encoding CoA-disulfide reductase — MKIVILGGDAAGMSAAMQIVRNSEGNEIVVFEKGEITSYGQCGLPYVVSGDVKSTDDLIAREPQTFRDKYGIDVRTSHEVTTVDCDHKVVYGIDHKTSQEVEESYDRLLIATGASPIIPPWEGRQLEGIFSLKTIPDVQAIMEDLNHSIEKVTIIGGGYIGLEMAESLVTLGKKVRIIDRGAQLAKIFDEDMADLIHEEAERHGVELNLGESVEEFRGDHRVESIVTDKGEYETDFVLAATGVNPNTSFLEGTGISKGVQDSISVNAFMETSIMDIYAAGDCAAQYHRLKQKLDYVPLGTHANKQGQVAGLNMVNKRKAFQGVVGTSILKFFDLTLGRTGLSEKEAASEYIPYDTISIKSTHAAGYYSKEDPMTLKLIYNKESRELLGTQIIGQAGTDKRVDVIATALYHHMTIDELADLDLAYAPPYNSVWDPIQQAARRA; from the coding sequence ATGAAAATTGTAATTTTAGGTGGAGACGCAGCAGGAATGAGTGCAGCCATGCAAATTGTACGTAATAGCGAGGGGAATGAAATTGTTGTTTTTGAAAAAGGAGAGATAACATCTTATGGTCAATGCGGCCTTCCTTATGTTGTAAGCGGCGACGTCAAATCGACAGATGACTTGATTGCCAGGGAGCCCCAGACCTTTCGGGATAAGTATGGAATTGATGTACGTACTTCTCATGAGGTTACAACAGTGGACTGTGATCATAAAGTGGTTTATGGCATCGATCATAAAACGAGCCAAGAGGTTGAGGAGTCTTACGACCGGCTGTTAATTGCTACAGGCGCAAGCCCGATTATACCTCCCTGGGAAGGGCGTCAGCTTGAGGGGATCTTTTCATTAAAGACTATACCAGATGTGCAGGCTATTATGGAGGACTTAAACCATTCCATTGAAAAAGTAACGATTATCGGTGGCGGGTATATTGGCTTGGAAATGGCAGAAAGTCTAGTTACGCTGGGTAAAAAGGTGCGGATTATTGACCGTGGCGCCCAACTCGCAAAGATCTTTGATGAAGATATGGCTGACCTCATCCATGAAGAAGCAGAACGCCATGGAGTAGAATTGAATTTGGGTGAGTCTGTTGAAGAATTTAGAGGAGATCATCGAGTAGAGTCGATCGTCACAGATAAGGGTGAGTATGAAACTGATTTTGTACTGGCTGCTACCGGAGTCAATCCTAACACATCCTTCTTAGAAGGAACTGGAATTTCTAAAGGAGTGCAAGATTCGATCAGTGTCAATGCTTTTATGGAAACAAGTATAATGGACATTTATGCCGCAGGGGACTGCGCAGCGCAGTATCACCGGCTGAAACAGAAACTGGATTATGTACCTTTAGGAACTCACGCCAATAAACAAGGTCAGGTAGCAGGACTGAATATGGTGAACAAAAGAAAGGCATTTCAAGGTGTGGTTGGCACTTCAATTTTGAAATTTTTCGACTTAACTCTTGGCCGCACTGGATTATCTGAAAAAGAAGCAGCCAGTGAATATATTCCTTACGATACGATTTCTATTAAATCAACCCATGCAGCCGGGTATTATTCTAAAGAGGATCCAATGACGCTTAAACTTATTTATAACAAAGAAAGCCGAGAACTGTTAGGCACTCAGATTATAGGCCAGGCCGGTACGGACAAGCGGGTCGATGTTATTGCTACCGCCCTTTATCATCATATGACAATTGATGAGCTGGCTGATCTTGATCTTGCCTATGCGCCCCCTTATAACAGTGTCTGGGATCCTATTCAGCAAGCAGCGCGAAGAGCGTGA